A segment of the Symmachiella macrocystis genome:
GAATAGGGCCACAGGACCGAGAACGTTAGCCCTTCCGTGCAACGGGTTGTTTGGTTTAGAAGAATTGTTGCGGTTGAGAGACCGTTTGGGATCGTGCTGGTCTTGGCGGTCCGCACGAGAATCAGGTGCCATGCTAGGCGCCGGCGGGTGCGTTTTGAGATGATGACACTGACTAAACCAGATGTAGATTTTTTCGCCGCACAATGACATCGATTTACTTCGGGAGTGAGGCATGGCTAACAGCGACCACGATGGAATGGTTCTTGAGGATACGCAACCGGCGGTCGACGAACGACTGTACGTGCCCCACTCCACAGGCTGGTCGGCGCATATCAAACATTCCGGTGGCACAGAACGCTGTTTTGCCCAACACCCCGGCCAGGATTTTTTCCATTTACTCATCACGGGTGAAATCTATCTCGAAAATGGTGGTGAGCGATTTTGCCTGACGTGTGCCATACGCCGCGGCATCATTAACCGTGATCGGAAATTTTTGAAAAACGATTCCCCGATGCCGACAATCCAGCCGCTGGATGATCTCTCCGACGTGCCATTGCAAGGCGAATCGGGCGAGTCCTAAAGCGATAATTTTCTAGCAGTTCGCGAAATTGATTCCAACTTGTGTGGTCGGTGTCAACTTTCGCCAGCGGACACATCTTGACCCATTTCACCTTCCGCCGTAGGATTCCACCGCGCACTCTCGCCCAGATGGGGCGACGCGCGGCAATGCACATCTCTTTTTTGACGAACTTCACAGCACGTTGCAATTGCATTTTCCGGTGTTCGCATGGGCGTGCACTCGTTTCTCATCGCAATCAGTCACAAGTTCAGTCCCCTCTTTTCGGTTGAGGCATTCCCGCCTCACACGACGGTCGCAAAGTCATCGGTGACAAGTCGGCTGGCGTTTGTCTCCATATCGTGATCCCTCAAACGTTGGATTTTCGCGGAGTCCCCCTGAGTCCTTTGCCCAGCCAATCTGGGCCTCGTTGTGTTTCCATGCGCCGTGTGGTGTACGGATACAATCGTCTCCGCCCAAAGTGAAATACGGCAACGCGGTACAAAACCGACTTAGCGAGTTTCGGCGATAGCAAGATACCGCTGATGTTGACACGCGCAAGGTAGTTTTGATGACCGTTCGACGCGGACTTCATTTTAACATGGAATCCGCCGGGAGAATTGCTCATGAAACGATCACATGCATTGATCGGCGGTTGTTTGGTCGTCCTGTTACTGACCGCTGTCGCGGCGGCCACGGGATGGTCATTCCACCAAGTGCCCCGGTTTTACCAAGACGCCTTGGACCAACAAGCCGATCCCGAAAAACGGCAACAACAAGCCCAGCATCTGGAGCAGCGGACGCTGCGTCTAGTTGACGACATTTATCACGCCGATGAATGGTCGCAAGAATTCACCGCAAGCCAAATCAACAGTTGGCTGGCCGAGGAACTTCCCCAACATCGCGCGCACTGGTTGCCGATTGGTGTGAGTGAACCACGTCTACATTTTACTGAGGATACGATCCACCTCGCGTTTCATTACCGAGATGAATACTGGGATGCGGTGATTAGCGTGCAGTTGAAGCCCGATATCGAAACCACGGATTGTCTGGCAGTAGAATTCGCCAGCGCGCGTGCCGGCGGAATTCCGCTTCCGATGGACGATGTGTTGGCTGAAATGTCGCGCATGTTGACCGAATCGGGGTGCCTGCATGTTTGGACACAACGCGACGGAAATCAGGTGATCCTCGTCGATTTAGGACAGTTTGGTTTTCAACAGCCTGTCTTGGAATCGCTGCAAGTGAGCCCCGGTTCGCTCTATGTCGCAGGTCGCCGCCTCAACTTCGGCGATATCACATTGGCGGAATTATTTCTAGGGCAATCGGAGCGGGAAGCACTCTCCGGTCGCTAAAGCATTCTCCCCCCTGCTAAACAGCATTGTGACGGCTCAACTTGTGCAGTACGATTGAGGATCGTTGTGCCAACAGCGATGTCGTGCTGTCGATCAGCCGTCATCGCTGACTGGTCTTGCAAGTCAAGGTTTCCAGTGGGGGGGGGATTGGGCATGGAAGATCCGTTGGCCGATTCAGAGTCCGCGCTCGCACAACAGATATTTCTTAAAGCCGTCGATGAGATTCCGGCTGATCAATGGGACCAATTCGTGCGCGAGGCCTGTGGGGAGAATGCCTCGCTTCAATCGCGCGTCGAAGAACTGCTTGCGGCACACAAGATCGTATCGGGATACTTCGACAAACCTCCAACGATCTTGGCGTCCCTCGGCAAATCGCAGTCCATGGGCAATCTCACGGGGACCGTTGTCGATGGTTATCAGTTGGCCGAACAGATTGGCCAAGGCGGGATGGGAGTTGTCTACATCGCCCATCAATTTCAGCCGGTCAGGCGGCAGGTGGCATTCAAAGTTGTCAAACCAGGAATGGACACCAAGCAGGTGATCGCCCGTTTCGAAATCGAGCGACGGGCGTTGGCGATGATGGATCACCCCAACATCGCGCATGTTATTGACGCGGGTGAAACCGAATCGGGCCGACCATATTTCGTCATGGAGTTGGTGCGGGGGAAGCCGATCACCGATTTTTGCGATGACGCCAAGCTGCGCGCGCGGGATCGTTTGCGGCTATTTATCAAAGTCTGCTACGCGGTCCAGCATGCGCATCAAAAGGGGATTATTCACCGAGACATCAAACCCAGCAACGTGATGGTCACGCATCACGATAGAACTCCCGTTCCTAAGATTATTGATTTTGGCGTCGCTAAGGCAATCAATCAGGAAAGTAGTGAGGAGACTGCACATACGTTGTTTGCGCAACTTGTGGGGACGCCGCTGTATATGAGTCCCGAACAGGCGGAATGGGGAGGGGCGGACGTTGATACGCGGACCGACATTTATGCGCTTGGCGTCCTGCTGTACGAATTGTTAACCGGCACCACGCCATTTGACCGGCAGGCTTTGTATGAAGTGACTCAGGACGAAATGCGGCGGATCATTCGCGAAGACGAACCGCTGCGACCTAGTAGTCGCATTAATACGTTGGATAAAGCAACTTTGACCGATGTCATGGAATGTCGCCGGACGGATCGCAAGCGATTGGGCCAAACCCTCAGTGGCGATTTGGATTGGATTATCGTTCGTGCGATCGAAAAAGATCCTCAACGACGGTACCAAACAGCGGGCGAATTTGCCGACGATTTGCAACGGTTTCTTAACGATGAACCGGTCGCTGCACGGCCTCCGTCGGCTTCGTATCGCTTACGGAAATTTGCCCGTCGACACCGGGCAGCTTTAGGGTCCGCCGCCGCGATCGCATTGAGTTTAATTCTAGGCATCACCGTCAGTACGTGGCAGGCATTGGAAATGCACCACGCCTGGAAAGTTGCCGACGAACGCTCCGAAACTGCCGATTGGCAACGAGAGCGAGCAGAACATGCCAACAGCCGCATACGAAGGCTGTTATACGTCTCGGAAATGAAGGTCGCTGCCGATGCGCTGCGCCGCGAAGACATTCCATCGGCCGTTCAGTTATTGAACCACCATCTACCAATTCATGGAATGGAGGATCTGCGCGGTTTTGAATGGCATTACATGAACCGCCTCGTAGAACTCCCCAGCCATGCAACGATGAGTTGCCCTGACGGCATTTTTTGTGTGCAACCCTCTCCCGATGGATCGCTCTTGGCAGCCGCTTGTGGCGACGGCAATATTTACATCTTCGATGTGCAGACGGGTAAGGCAGTCCGCACAATATCGACCGGGGCGGAGTCCGCCAATTACGTATGTTGGACCAGCGATCAAACGGAGGTTGCGACTGCCGATGCGAACGGCCGTATCCAAACCTGGAACGTCTCCGACGGAATGCAAGTGCAGTCGACTGATGCACACGATGGAGAGGTGTATTGCCTGCATTATCTGCCAGGTGATGCAACGCTCGTCTCCTCCGGCAGCGACGAAATGATCTACAGCTGGGACCGCGCTACCGGCAAAAAAATCGGGGAGTTCGCCGGACACGAACGGGACGCAGAACAACTTGCGGTCTCCCCCGACGGACGATATGTGGCTTCTGCAAGTAGCGACGGCACCTTGCGGTTGTGGGATCTGCAGAACCAAGAAGAACCGCCGATCATCTGGGACTTCCATGATTCACGCGTGTTGTGTGTGGCCTATTCCCAAGATGGCCGCCATATTGCCGCCGGCACCGTACACGGGGGAGTGTTTCTGGTCGATACAAAAACCAACACGCACCGGAAGCTGG
Coding sequences within it:
- a CDS encoding protein kinase domain-containing protein produces the protein MEDPLADSESALAQQIFLKAVDEIPADQWDQFVREACGENASLQSRVEELLAAHKIVSGYFDKPPTILASLGKSQSMGNLTGTVVDGYQLAEQIGQGGMGVVYIAHQFQPVRRQVAFKVVKPGMDTKQVIARFEIERRALAMMDHPNIAHVIDAGETESGRPYFVMELVRGKPITDFCDDAKLRARDRLRLFIKVCYAVQHAHQKGIIHRDIKPSNVMVTHHDRTPVPKIIDFGVAKAINQESSEETAHTLFAQLVGTPLYMSPEQAEWGGADVDTRTDIYALGVLLYELLTGTTPFDRQALYEVTQDEMRRIIREDEPLRPSSRINTLDKATLTDVMECRRTDRKRLGQTLSGDLDWIIVRAIEKDPQRRYQTAGEFADDLQRFLNDEPVAARPPSASYRLRKFARRHRAALGSAAAIALSLILGITVSTWQALEMHHAWKVADERSETADWQRERAEHANSRIRRLLYVSEMKVAADALRREDIPSAVQLLNHHLPIHGMEDLRGFEWHYMNRLVELPSHATMSCPDGIFCVQPSPDGSLLAAACGDGNIYIFDVQTGKAVRTISTGAESANYVCWTSDQTEVATADANGRIQTWNVSDGMQVQSTDAHDGEVYCLHYLPGDATLVSSGSDEMIYSWDRATGKKIGEFAGHERDAEQLAVSPDGRYVASASSDGTLRLWDLQNQEEPPIIWDFHDSRVLCVAYSQDGRHIAAGTVHGGVFLVDTKTNTHRKLGSQPDGVESVTFLSDGDWLATGDRGATIHLWPVTADAGQDNSMSEKKIMPYWKAHTGRVQALAVTPGSNLLVSGGLDGVINMWTTNPQSAEWQIATPGLRVMGMALGNSNQLYIAGNEIIRYNLARREGTSAFSTPQPRWMSLATSNDGRRMAATDHKTLSMFDLDSQQLIQSWPISPELDDPQMAVSPDGQKVATAWWSSVDYIEIYDVDRPDQILSFPAKQSHAIDFSPDGDRLAYGTMNDLVVRDIVHDKELLRLSKHSSTLSDCAFDPSGDLIATVSHDRTLKLWNAHNGEQLYSVIAHGDKVKTVAFSPDGNTIVTGGRDQVVKLWDCQTGQPLFDFGTEADGIAEVQFSPDGQRLVCLLGNGTIVIYDISRPADNDT